A genomic window from Streptomyces sp. NBC_01429 includes:
- a CDS encoding glycoside hydrolase family 95 protein: MLWYRTPATDWERESLPIGSGALGAGVFGTLPTERLTLNEKSLWTGGPGATGGYDHGDGTAPRPGALASVQRRIDAEGALAPDTVAAELGRPRRGYGAYQVLGDLELAVPGAPSAPDASYRRSLDIASALAAVTYTHQGTTHTREFFASHPASVIAGRFSADRPGQVGLTLRYTSPRADFTATAAGDRLTVRGALQDNGLRFETQIRVTADGGTVTAGADGTLTVSGADSARFVLAAGTDYADTYPHYRGEDPHRAVTAAVDAALARPHDALRADHVRDHRALFDRVRLDIGQSPAEPPGLPTDESLSGYTGGESAADRALEALLFQYGRYLLIASSRPGSLPANLQGVWNNDTAPPWSADYHTNINLQMNYWPAEVTNLAETTAPYDRYIESLRAPGRHSARALFGTEGWVVHNETNPYGFTGVHDWATAFWFPEAAAWLTQQLYDHYRFSGSTGYLRTTAYPVMKEAAEFWLANLRTDPRDGQLVVTPSYSPEHGDFTAGASMAQQIVHDLFTNTLEAATALGDEPAFRTRLRTALDRLDPGLRVGSWGQLQEWKADLDSPADDHRHLSHLFALHPGRRIEAGSALAEAAEVSLTARGDGGTGWSKAWKINFWARLRDGDHAHTMLAELLTHSTLPNLWDTHPPFQLDGNFGATAGIAEMLVQSQHGPIEILPALPAHWPRGRVTGLRARGGATLDIAWQDGRATRLTLRAGRTGELTLRSTLFPGGERTLRASAGRTYTFPDMPET, from the coding sequence ATGCTCTGGTACCGCACGCCCGCCACCGACTGGGAGCGCGAATCACTGCCCATCGGCAGCGGAGCGCTCGGCGCCGGTGTCTTCGGCACCCTCCCCACGGAGCGGCTCACCCTCAACGAGAAGTCGCTGTGGACCGGCGGCCCCGGAGCCACCGGCGGATACGACCACGGCGACGGGACCGCGCCCCGGCCCGGCGCCCTCGCCTCCGTACAGCGGCGCATCGACGCCGAGGGCGCGCTCGCCCCGGACACGGTCGCCGCCGAACTCGGCCGGCCCAGGCGCGGCTACGGCGCCTACCAGGTCCTGGGTGATCTCGAACTCGCCGTCCCGGGCGCGCCGTCGGCCCCCGACGCCTCCTACCGGCGCTCCCTGGACATCGCGTCCGCGCTCGCGGCCGTCACGTACACCCACCAAGGCACCACGCACACAAGGGAGTTCTTCGCCTCCCACCCCGCCTCGGTCATCGCCGGCCGGTTCAGCGCCGACCGGCCGGGACAGGTCGGCCTCACCCTGCGCTACACCTCGCCACGCGCCGACTTCACCGCCACGGCGGCCGGCGACCGGCTCACCGTCAGGGGCGCGCTCCAGGACAACGGGCTGCGCTTCGAGACCCAGATCCGGGTGACGGCCGACGGGGGTACGGTCACCGCGGGAGCCGACGGCACCCTCACCGTCAGCGGCGCGGACAGCGCCCGGTTCGTCCTCGCCGCCGGCACCGACTACGCCGACACCTACCCGCACTACCGCGGCGAGGACCCGCACCGCGCCGTCACCGCCGCGGTCGACGCGGCACTCGCCCGCCCCCACGACGCACTGCGCGCCGACCACGTGCGCGACCACCGCGCCCTCTTCGACCGCGTCCGCCTCGACATCGGCCAGAGCCCGGCCGAGCCGCCCGGCCTGCCCACCGACGAGTCGCTGAGCGGCTACACCGGCGGGGAGAGCGCCGCCGACCGGGCGCTCGAAGCGCTCCTCTTCCAGTACGGCCGCTATCTGCTCATCGCCTCCTCACGCCCCGGCTCGCTGCCCGCGAACCTCCAGGGAGTGTGGAACAACGACACCGCCCCGCCCTGGTCGGCCGACTACCACACCAACATCAACCTCCAGATGAACTACTGGCCCGCCGAGGTCACCAACCTCGCCGAGACCACCGCCCCCTACGACCGCTACATCGAGTCGCTGCGCGCCCCCGGCCGCCACAGCGCCCGCGCGCTCTTCGGCACCGAGGGCTGGGTCGTGCACAACGAGACCAACCCGTACGGATTCACCGGCGTGCACGACTGGGCGACCGCCTTCTGGTTCCCGGAGGCCGCCGCCTGGCTCACCCAGCAGCTCTACGACCACTACCGCTTCAGCGGCTCCACCGGCTATCTGCGGACCACCGCCTACCCGGTGATGAAGGAGGCCGCCGAGTTCTGGCTCGCCAACCTGCGCACCGACCCGCGCGACGGACAGCTCGTCGTCACCCCCAGCTACTCACCGGAGCACGGCGACTTCACGGCCGGTGCCTCGATGGCCCAGCAGATCGTGCACGACCTGTTCACCAACACCCTGGAGGCCGCCACGGCCCTCGGGGACGAGCCGGCCTTCCGCACCCGGCTGCGTACGGCTCTCGACCGGCTCGACCCCGGGCTGCGGGTCGGCTCCTGGGGGCAGCTCCAGGAGTGGAAGGCCGACCTCGACAGCCCGGCCGACGACCACCGCCACCTCTCGCACCTCTTCGCGCTCCACCCCGGCCGCCGGATCGAGGCGGGCAGCGCCCTGGCCGAGGCCGCCGAGGTGTCGCTGACGGCGCGCGGCGACGGAGGCACCGGCTGGAGCAAGGCATGGAAGATCAACTTCTGGGCGCGGCTGCGCGACGGCGACCACGCCCACACGATGCTCGCCGAGCTGCTCACGCACTCCACCCTGCCCAACCTGTGGGACACGCACCCGCCCTTCCAGCTCGACGGGAACTTCGGCGCCACCGCCGGGATCGCCGAGATGCTCGTACAGAGCCAGCACGGGCCGATCGAGATCCTGCCCGCGCTGCCCGCGCACTGGCCGCGGGGCCGGGTCACGGGCCTGCGGGCGCGCGGCGGCGCCACCCTCGACATCGCCTGGCAGGACGGCAGGGCGACCCGGCTCACGCTGCGCGCGGGACGCACCGGCGAGCTGACCCTGCGCTCCACCCTGTTCCCGGGCGGCGAACGGACCCTGCGCGCGAGCGCCGGCCGCACGTACACCTTCCCCGACATGCCTGAGACCTGA
- a CDS encoding baeRF3 domain-containing protein — protein sequence MDSNALTPDVLRELRTPRPYPAVTLTMPTHRRERHKEQDTVRLRNLLTEAGHRLDAETGLDKRVRTAVKEQLGRAVADVDLRHALDGLLLAADAGEYRIWYLPREVPERVVLADTYLTRNLVAATAQSRPYWVLGIAADRATLWSGSGESLYEHHGDGFPMTPPEESWDVEREERVGDTPSTFRDEETRRFLRSVDEAAGAVLARRPRPLHLVGLAPALALLEEAGNATHRAAGRLVKGGLTDGPAPVLLREIGPLVAEHARREKDEVLGKLDEAKGRRTFAAGLDEVWESVREKRAGLVALEEHYHRTVRVCDGHLVPVDGQSAAYPDVRDDIVDELVEAGLDGGAEVVFLPDDTLAGHDRIAAVLRY from the coding sequence ATGGACAGCAACGCTCTGACGCCCGACGTCCTGCGAGAACTGCGAACACCGCGCCCCTATCCCGCCGTCACCCTGACCATGCCCACCCACCGGCGCGAGCGCCACAAGGAGCAGGACACCGTACGGCTGCGCAACCTCCTCACCGAGGCCGGGCACCGCCTGGACGCCGAGACCGGCCTCGACAAGCGCGTCAGAACAGCGGTCAAGGAACAGCTCGGCAGAGCCGTCGCCGATGTCGATCTGCGCCACGCGCTCGACGGGCTGCTCCTCGCCGCCGACGCCGGGGAGTACCGGATCTGGTACCTGCCGCGCGAGGTCCCCGAGCGCGTCGTCCTCGCCGACACCTACCTCACCCGCAATCTGGTGGCCGCCACCGCGCAGTCCCGCCCCTACTGGGTCCTCGGGATCGCCGCCGACCGGGCTACGCTCTGGAGCGGCTCCGGCGAGTCCCTGTACGAGCATCACGGCGACGGATTCCCCATGACGCCGCCCGAGGAGAGCTGGGACGTCGAACGCGAGGAGCGCGTCGGCGACACCCCGAGCACCTTCCGCGACGAGGAGACCCGCCGCTTCCTGCGCTCCGTGGACGAGGCGGCCGGCGCCGTCCTGGCCCGCCGCCCCCGGCCGCTGCACCTGGTCGGCCTCGCCCCGGCGCTCGCCCTGCTGGAGGAGGCGGGCAACGCCACCCACCGGGCAGCGGGACGGCTGGTCAAGGGCGGTCTGACCGACGGGCCCGCCCCCGTCCTGCTCCGGGAGATCGGGCCGCTGGTCGCGGAGCACGCCCGCCGCGAGAAGGACGAGGTGCTCGGCAAGCTGGACGAGGCCAAGGGCCGGCGGACCTTCGCGGCGGGCCTCGACGAGGTCTGGGAGTCGGTGCGCGAGAAGCGGGCCGGGCTGGTGGCGCTCGAAGAGCACTACCACCGTACGGTCCGGGTCTGCGACGGCCATCTCGTGCCGGTCGACGGACAGAGCGCCGCGTACCCCGACGTACGCGACGACATCGTCGACGAACTCGTCGAAGCGGGCCTGGACGGCGGCGCCGAGGTGGTCTTCCTGCCGGACGACACCCTCGCGGGACACGACCGCATCGCCGCCGTCCTGCGCTACTGA
- a CDS encoding N-acetylmuramoyl-L-alanine amidase: MFSRGRALRAGGVVASAALLLPLVSATPSATAQQPGPGFLQGEFTAAAARYRVPESVLLGVAYLQSRWDTHSGAPSVTGGYGPMHLTDARTALAEAPHHSDPSEDARGDSSRPARTVTGAALPTASALPARLRTLDRAAALTGLSAKELRQSPAANVRGGAALLASAQRELGEPLSADPADWYGAVARFSGADDSATASAYAQDVYEVIRTGERRTTDSGQRVTLRAVPRVAPDTSQMGRLGLRAGNAAGTECPKSVSCTWLPAPYEEFGEGDYGNHDLADRPASQSVDYIVIHDTEGSWDTTLKLIQDPEYVSWHYTLRSSDGLIAQHVRTKDVAWHAGNWYVNAKSVGLEHEGFLAAPDAWYTEAMYRTSARLVTYLSKKYSIPLDRRHILGHDTVPGTTTATIPGMHTDPGPYWDWAHYFELLGKPFRATAGADADVVTIRPDYAANQPPYTGCEKPGQACAPHGSAAVRLHTAPDEDAPLVKDVGLRPGGDDSTIDVNDVGARATTGQQYAVAGRAGDWTAIWYLGQQAWFHNPRGGPTAVGATARVLTPRKGLTGIPVYGRAYPEAAAYPAGVPVQTVSAFPYKLLAGQRYVVGGSGPGEYYYAPTFDTSGHRVVRGEERYYEIQFGHRIAYVKASDVEVRPAGRPRG, from the coding sequence GTGTTCTCCCGCGGCCGCGCGCTCAGGGCCGGAGGCGTCGTCGCCTCCGCCGCGCTGCTGCTGCCGCTGGTCTCGGCCACTCCCTCCGCCACCGCGCAGCAGCCCGGACCCGGCTTCTTGCAGGGCGAGTTCACGGCCGCCGCCGCGCGCTACCGGGTGCCGGAGAGCGTGCTGCTGGGGGTCGCGTATCTCCAGTCGCGCTGGGACACGCACAGCGGCGCGCCGAGCGTCACCGGCGGCTACGGGCCGATGCATCTGACGGACGCGCGGACCGCCCTCGCCGAGGCGCCGCACCACTCGGATCCCTCGGAGGACGCCCGCGGCGACTCCTCCCGTCCGGCCAGAACGGTCACCGGGGCGGCGCTCCCCACGGCGTCCGCGCTGCCGGCCCGGCTGCGCACCCTGGACCGCGCCGCCGCGCTGACCGGGCTGTCCGCCAAGGAGCTGCGGCAGAGCCCCGCCGCCAATGTCCGGGGCGGCGCCGCGCTGCTGGCCTCGGCCCAGCGGGAGCTGGGCGAGCCGCTGAGCGCCGATCCGGCCGACTGGTACGGGGCCGTGGCCCGGTTCTCCGGCGCGGACGACTCGGCGACGGCGTCGGCCTATGCCCAGGACGTGTACGAGGTGATCCGCACCGGCGAGCGGCGCACCACGGACAGCGGGCAGCGCGTGACGCTGCGCGCGGTCCCGCGCGTGGCACCCGACACCTCCCAGATGGGGCGGCTCGGGCTGCGCGCGGGGAACGCGGCGGGGACGGAGTGCCCGAAGTCGGTCTCCTGCACCTGGCTCCCGGCGCCGTACGAGGAGTTCGGCGAGGGCGATTACGGCAACCACGATCTGGCCGACCGGCCGGCGTCGCAGTCGGTCGACTACATCGTCATCCATGACACCGAGGGGTCCTGGGACACGACGCTCAAGCTGATCCAGGACCCGGAGTACGTGTCGTGGCACTACACGCTGCGCTCCTCCGACGGGCTCATCGCCCAGCACGTACGGACCAAGGACGTCGCCTGGCACGCCGGCAACTGGTACGTCAACGCCAAGTCGGTCGGTCTGGAGCACGAGGGCTTCCTGGCGGCGCCGGACGCCTGGTACACGGAGGCGATGTACCGCACCTCGGCGCGGCTGGTGACGTATCTGTCGAAGAAGTACTCCATCCCGCTGGACCGCCGGCACATCCTGGGCCATGACACGGTGCCGGGCACGACCACGGCGACGATTCCGGGCATGCACACCGACCCGGGTCCTTACTGGGACTGGGCGCACTACTTCGAGCTGCTCGGCAAGCCGTTCCGGGCGACGGCGGGCGCGGACGCGGACGTGGTGACGATCCGCCCCGACTACGCGGCGAACCAGCCGCCGTACACGGGGTGCGAGAAGCCGGGCCAGGCGTGCGCCCCGCACGGCTCGGCCGCCGTACGGCTGCACACCGCGCCGGACGAGGACGCGCCGCTGGTGAAGGACGTCGGGCTGCGTCCCGGCGGGGACGATTCCACGATCGACGTCAATGACGTGGGCGCCCGGGCCACGACCGGCCAGCAGTACGCGGTGGCCGGACGCGCGGGCGACTGGACGGCCATCTGGTACCTCGGCCAGCAGGCGTGGTTCCACAATCCGCGCGGCGGTCCGACCGCCGTGGGCGCCACGGCCCGGGTGCTGACGCCGAGGAAGGGGCTCACCGGGATCCCGGTGTACGGGCGCGCCTATCCGGAGGCGGCGGCGTATCCGGCGGGTGTGCCGGTGCAGACGGTCTCGGCGTTCCCGTACAAGCTGCTCGCGGGCCAGCGCTACGTGGTGGGCGGCAGCGGGCCCGGTGAGTACTACTACGCGCCCACCTTCGACACCTCGGGCCACCGGGTGGTGCGGGGCGAGGAGCGCTACTACGAGATCCAGTTCGGGCACCGGATCGCCTATGTGAAGGCGTCCGATGTCGAGGTACGTCCGGCGGGCCGCCCGCGCGGCTAG
- a CDS encoding aminoglycoside phosphotransferase family protein produces MNTASSSVSAPPRAQRTVTPGSGPYLDPTHAGRTRLRAGTVAGPLSGRLDLSGPQGAQLRMAITAVHRVCPEFNPVQVLRRSGRSVLLVGSTGRTTAVAKCLLDHSPVWTERFRHEIAAYRSFVRHRPPVRVPRLIAADPENCALVIERMPGRAAALTRHPMDAPPRADVRSALGAIARLNTWRPPAGMFDKPLDYASRITHYHELGLFTDRDLGDLQKLLHGLAGARQGLGQFCHGDALLSNILLSPAGPVLVDWEHAGWYLPGYDLATLWAVLADAPAARRQISQLAAAKGPAARDAFLVNLMLVLTREIRMYETAVQRAMREAPSAAGPASAQTPERQSALTAGEEQRLLLRRLHDDCAMARRAVRAAVGTR; encoded by the coding sequence ATGAACACAGCATCGTCCTCCGTGTCGGCCCCGCCCCGGGCGCAGCGTACGGTCACTCCCGGGAGCGGCCCGTACCTCGACCCGACCCACGCGGGGCGGACCCGGCTCAGGGCGGGGACGGTCGCGGGGCCGCTCAGCGGGAGACTCGATCTGTCCGGACCCCAGGGTGCCCAGCTGCGGATGGCGATCACGGCCGTGCACCGGGTCTGCCCGGAGTTCAATCCGGTCCAGGTGCTGCGGCGCAGCGGCCGTTCCGTCCTGCTCGTCGGTTCCACCGGGCGCACCACCGCGGTCGCCAAGTGCCTGCTGGACCACTCGCCGGTCTGGACCGAGAGGTTCCGGCACGAAATAGCCGCTTACCGCTCCTTCGTCCGGCACCGCCCCCCGGTGCGCGTGCCCCGGCTCATCGCCGCGGACCCCGAGAACTGCGCGCTGGTGATCGAGCGGATGCCCGGCAGGGCTGCGGCGCTGACCCGCCATCCGATGGACGCTCCGCCGCGCGCGGACGTCCGGTCCGCGCTGGGCGCGATCGCCCGGCTCAACACCTGGCGCCCGCCGGCCGGGATGTTCGACAAGCCGCTGGACTACGCGTCGCGGATCACGCACTACCACGAGCTGGGCCTGTTCACCGACCGCGACCTGGGGGATCTGCAGAAGCTGCTGCACGGGCTCGCGGGCGCCCGCCAGGGCCTGGGCCAGTTCTGCCACGGTGACGCGCTGCTCTCCAACATCCTGCTCTCCCCCGCCGGTCCGGTGCTGGTCGACTGGGAGCACGCGGGCTGGTACCTGCCCGGGTACGACCTGGCGACGCTGTGGGCGGTGCTCGCCGACGCCCCGGCGGCGCGGCGGCAGATCAGCCAGCTCGCCGCGGCCAAGGGCCCGGCGGCGCGGGACGCGTTCCTGGTCAATCTGATGCTCGTGCTGACCCGGGAGATCCGGATGTACGAGACGGCGGTGCAGCGCGCGATGCGGGAGGCGCCGTCCGCAGCGGGCCCGGCCTCGGCCCAGACGCCGGAGCGGCAGAGCGCCCTGACGGCGGGTGAGGAGCAGCGGCTGCTGCTGCGCCGGCTGCACGACGACTGCGCGATGGCGCGACGGGCGGTACGGGCGGCGGTCGGCACCCGCTGA
- a CDS encoding DNA-binding protein NsdB has protein sequence MGGEPNTRLSDLFGLAGWSKGELARLVNRQAAAMGHPQLATDTSRVRRWIDLGETPRDPVPRVLAALFTERLGRVVTIEDLGFVRSGRAGRRRAAGNAENPDALPWAPDRTAAVLTEFTGMDLMLNRRGLVGAGAALTAGPALTSVMYDWLHSDPALSSDAPRSADPLHAEPAGYDLYEAAPIGSQEIEALEHSVEVFRAWDAARGGGLQRKAVVGQLNEVGGMLAYRHPEHLQRRLWGVAANLAVLAGWMSHDIGLEPTAQKYFIIATHAAREGGDRPRAGEALSRAARQMIHLGRPDEALDLMKLAKSGSGEKNLPRTRAMLHTIEAWAQASMGRGQAMRRTLGEAEDLFVSDKGDVPPPSWMQMFDEADLHGMEALAFRTLAEHEPGAAIIAQRHAKKALELRVGGRQRSKIFDYISLASACFIADDPEQADRYARLALVSMGETSSMRTWDRLREMYRLTGQYAGYRRIEELRKEIEGAMPRSSGKKLGKTEI, from the coding sequence GTGGGTGGAGAACCCAACACCCGTCTTTCGGACCTGTTCGGCCTGGCCGGCTGGTCCAAGGGCGAACTCGCGCGGTTGGTGAACCGGCAGGCGGCGGCCATGGGCCACCCGCAACTGGCCACCGACACCTCGCGGGTGAGGCGCTGGATCGATCTGGGGGAGACCCCGCGCGACCCCGTGCCGAGAGTGCTGGCGGCCCTGTTCACCGAGCGGCTCGGTCGTGTCGTGACCATCGAGGACCTCGGCTTCGTGCGGAGCGGACGCGCGGGGAGACGACGGGCAGCCGGGAACGCGGAGAACCCGGACGCCCTTCCCTGGGCGCCGGACCGGACGGCGGCGGTCCTCACCGAATTCACGGGAATGGACCTCATGCTCAACCGTCGCGGCTTGGTGGGCGCGGGTGCCGCGCTCACCGCGGGCCCAGCACTCACCAGCGTCATGTACGACTGGCTGCACTCCGACCCCGCACTCTCGTCCGACGCGCCCCGGTCGGCCGATCCCCTGCACGCGGAACCCGCCGGGTACGACCTCTACGAGGCCGCGCCGATCGGCTCGCAGGAGATCGAGGCACTGGAGCACTCCGTCGAGGTGTTCCGCGCCTGGGACGCCGCCCGTGGCGGCGGACTCCAGCGCAAGGCCGTGGTGGGCCAGCTCAACGAGGTGGGCGGCATGCTCGCCTACCGCCACCCCGAACACCTCCAGCGGCGCCTGTGGGGCGTCGCCGCCAATCTCGCGGTACTCGCCGGCTGGATGTCCCACGACATCGGCCTCGAACCCACCGCCCAGAAGTACTTCATCATCGCCACCCACGCGGCGCGCGAGGGCGGCGACCGTCCCCGCGCGGGCGAGGCCCTGTCGAGGGCCGCCCGCCAGATGATCCATCTGGGCCGCCCCGACGAGGCACTCGATCTGATGAAACTCGCCAAGTCGGGCTCCGGGGAGAAGAACCTGCCCCGCACCCGGGCCATGCTGCACACCATCGAGGCGTGGGCCCAGGCGTCGATGGGCCGGGGCCAGGCCATGCGCCGCACGCTCGGGGAGGCCGAGGACCTCTTCGTCTCGGACAAGGGGGACGTGCCGCCGCCCAGTTGGATGCAGATGTTCGACGAGGCCGATCTGCACGGCATGGAGGCCCTGGCCTTCCGCACCCTCGCCGAGCACGAGCCGGGGGCGGCGATCATCGCGCAGCGGCACGCCAAGAAGGCGCTGGAGCTGCGGGTCGGCGGCCGGCAGCGGTCCAAGATCTTCGACTACATCTCCCTGGCCTCGGCCTGCTTCATCGCGGACGATCCCGAACAGGCCGACCGCTACGCGCGGCTCGCGCTGGTGTCGATGGGGGAGACCTCCTCGATGCGCACCTGGGACCGGCTGCGCGAGATGTACCGGCTCACCGGTCAGTACGCGGGGTACCGGAGGATCGAGGAGCTGCGCAAGGAGATCGAGGGGGCCATGCCGAGGAGTTCCGGCAAGAAGCTGGGCAAGACCGAGATCTGA
- a CDS encoding PP2C family protein-serine/threonine phosphatase, with protein sequence MPSPLFADRPAPQPTERGTVEALIDVTRRMRGDMDAVRRDTVADGDDTLWRWRRALCDLAVHHLDELGGHLDQLRAGRPAGAMDEAPAGGALTDSRTTDDGAAAGGVGSGEWNLLTDEVSWSDELYRILGRAPERGPLTLDELPSLVFAEDEALFTTMVTECLIDGRPMDGELRLVRADGQLRTVQLTGEPVLDTDGCTASMWAVVRDISELRRGERALRESRESLRQERRMARAEQRLAAELREAVLPSRQGSLRLSGGGAVALDLAARHLSSSSNPLSGGDWYDALELPSGEALLTVGDLTEQGVAAASSLAMLLGAVRGMAVAGIEPGPLLAHLNQLLETSRRPALGSALCGRYDPVSGSFAWAQAGHPAPLLFRDGTGRALTPPDGVLLGATSGAAYEQADVQLLPGDLLVLHTDGLTRAGGADGAGTGAERDRLLALAPRLAGARGARECATVIAEEFGQAERTLDACVMVARIGD encoded by the coding sequence ATGCCGTCCCCCCTGTTCGCGGACCGTCCCGCCCCGCAGCCCACCGAGCGGGGGACGGTGGAAGCACTCATCGACGTGACCCGTCGGATGCGCGGGGACATGGACGCCGTGCGCCGGGACACCGTCGCCGATGGCGACGACACGCTGTGGCGCTGGCGGCGCGCGCTCTGCGATCTCGCCGTACATCACCTGGACGAGCTGGGCGGTCACTTGGACCAGCTCAGGGCCGGGCGCCCGGCCGGAGCCATGGACGAGGCGCCGGCGGGCGGCGCGCTCACGGACAGCCGCACGACGGACGACGGCGCCGCCGCCGGCGGGGTCGGCAGCGGCGAGTGGAACCTGCTCACCGACGAGGTGAGCTGGTCCGACGAGCTGTACCGGATCCTGGGACGGGCTCCCGAGCGCGGCCCGCTGACCCTGGACGAACTGCCGTCGCTGGTCTTCGCGGAGGACGAGGCCCTGTTCACCACGATGGTGACGGAGTGCCTGATCGACGGCAGACCGATGGACGGCGAGCTGCGGCTCGTCAGGGCCGACGGCCAGCTCCGTACCGTGCAGCTGACGGGTGAGCCGGTCCTCGACACCGACGGCTGTACCGCCTCCATGTGGGCGGTGGTGCGCGACATCAGCGAGCTGCGGCGCGGTGAGCGCGCCCTGCGCGAGTCCCGCGAGTCGCTCCGGCAGGAGCGGCGGATGGCGCGGGCCGAGCAGCGGCTCGCGGCGGAGTTGCGGGAGGCCGTACTGCCGTCGCGGCAGGGTTCGTTGCGGCTGTCGGGCGGCGGCGCCGTGGCGCTGGACCTGGCCGCGCGTCATCTCTCGTCCTCGTCGAACCCCCTGTCGGGCGGCGACTGGTACGACGCACTCGAACTGCCCAGCGGTGAAGCGCTGTTGACGGTCGGCGATCTGACCGAGCAGGGCGTGGCCGCCGCCTCCAGTCTGGCGATGCTGCTGGGCGCGGTACGCGGCATGGCCGTGGCGGGCATCGAGCCCGGCCCCCTGCTGGCCCATCTCAACCAACTGCTGGAGACCTCGCGGCGGCCCGCGCTGGGCAGCGCGCTCTGCGGCCGCTACGACCCGGTGTCCGGCTCGTTCGCCTGGGCCCAGGCGGGCCACCCCGCCCCGCTGCTGTTCCGCGACGGGACGGGGCGAGCGCTGACCCCGCCGGACGGCGTCCTGCTCGGCGCGACCTCCGGAGCCGCGTACGAGCAGGCCGATGTCCAGCTGCTCCCCGGGGACCTGCTGGTCCTGCACACCGACGGACTGACGCGCGCCGGCGGAGCCGACGGCGCGGGTACGGGGGCGGAGCGGGACCGGCTCCTCGCGCTGGCGCCCCGGCTCGCCGGGGCCCGTGGCGCGCGGGAGTGCGCCACCGTGATCGCCGAGGAGTTCGGACAGGCAGAACGCACCCTCGACGCCTGTGTGATGGTCGCCAGGATCGGAGACTGA
- a CDS encoding SRPBCC family protein — protein sequence MSRTLVVSDSLVIAATPAALYDRISRPALMGRWSPENLGATLRSADAKPGGEAGGEAGGDEDGARRTEVGDVFDGRNKRGPVRWTTRCTVTVADPGRRFAFRVRAIGLRTPRLRGPIATWEYRFEPVPGGTRVTEIWRDDRRDWPDLVANAFDRVATRGHTFAAFQARNIRTTLRNLKRVVEEEARPGDRG from the coding sequence ATGTCTCGCACCCTCGTCGTTTCCGACTCGCTGGTCATCGCCGCGACCCCGGCGGCGCTCTACGACCGGATCAGCAGGCCCGCGCTGATGGGCCGGTGGAGTCCGGAGAATCTCGGCGCCACCCTCCGGAGCGCCGACGCGAAGCCCGGCGGGGAGGCGGGCGGAGAGGCGGGCGGGGACGAGGACGGAGCACGGCGGACCGAGGTCGGGGACGTCTTCGACGGCCGGAACAAGCGAGGTCCCGTGCGGTGGACCACACGCTGCACGGTGACCGTCGCCGACCCCGGCCGGCGGTTCGCCTTCCGGGTCCGCGCCATCGGTCTGCGCACCCCTCGGCTGCGCGGCCCCATCGCCACCTGGGAGTACCGCTTCGAGCCGGTCCCCGGCGGCACCCGGGTGACCGAGATCTGGCGGGACGACCGCCGCGACTGGCCCGACCTCGTGGCGAACGCCTTCGACCGCGTCGCCACCCGTGGACATACGTTCGCAGCGTTCCAGGCGCGGAACATCAGGACGACGCTGCGCAACCTCAAACGGGTGGTGGAGGAGGAGGCGCGGCCCGGGGACCGAGGGTGA
- a CDS encoding TetR/AcrR family transcriptional regulator yields MTPGEPAHDPRTARTRDRLRRALLDECAQRPLEEVGVAALARRAGVGRATFYLHYPDLQALAVDACADVVRNAVDALHAWRGVPDPRVPPPALPEFFTRIAPHAALYRTLLSPGGGGPLGELLHRELRERSRAERALAGAPEPELIASAVAATFAGVLADWLHGLIEDTPQSLATRVWRLLVRLHGTPFTQS; encoded by the coding sequence ATGACACCCGGCGAACCGGCCCACGACCCCCGTACGGCACGGACCCGCGACCGGCTGCGGCGGGCACTGCTCGACGAATGCGCGCAGCGCCCGCTCGAAGAGGTGGGCGTCGCGGCCCTGGCGCGCCGGGCGGGGGTGGGCAGGGCGACTTTCTATCTGCACTACCCGGACCTCCAGGCGCTGGCCGTCGACGCCTGCGCCGATGTCGTGCGGAACGCGGTGGACGCCCTGCACGCCTGGCGCGGGGTCCCCGATCCGCGCGTTCCGCCGCCCGCGCTCCCGGAGTTCTTCACCCGTATCGCCCCGCACGCCGCCCTCTACCGGACCCTGCTGAGCCCGGGGGGCGGCGGCCCGCTCGGGGAACTGCTCCACCGTGAGCTGCGGGAGCGCAGCCGCGCCGAGCGCGCGCTGGCCGGAGCGCCCGAGCCGGAGCTGATCGCGTCCGCCGTGGCCGCCACCTTCGCCGGGGTGCTGGCGGACTGGCTGCACGGTCTGATCGAGGACACTCCGCAGTCCCTCGCGACCCGGGTCTGGCGGCTGCTGGTGCGGCTGCACGGCACGCCCTTCACCCAGAGCTGA